The candidate division WOR-3 bacterium genomic sequence GAGCTGTCTCAAAATCTACAAATTCTTTATCTTTTATTTTATTTTCTCTCCAAAGAAGTTTTAGTTTTCCTAAGCCCGAGAAAACATCATCCTCCCTACTTATTAACTCTAAATTTATGGCCGACCTAAGAGCTAAAGGAGAAAGAGGAGGATCTGCTTTATCCCAAAGTCCTCGTAATTCTCTTAAGAAAATCCTTACAGTAACTTCTCCAATTCCTTTCCCCAAAGCTTTTATTTTATCTTCTAAATCCTTTGGATCTTTAGCTTCTTTTTGTAATTTGTTAAAATCTCCTCCATACATCTCTTTAAAGTTCTTTATAACCTCTAAAAGTTTAGTAGCTGTTTTAAAATCATACCTCACATATCCACCATTATCTAAAATCCTTACTAGTCCATCCCAACCAGTTTTCAATATCATATAAGGGGAAACTATTCTTTCTTTTTCAAACTCTTTATATGTATTTATAACAATAGTTTCAGAAATCCTCGCTCCAAAAAGAATGGAAGCAATAAACCATTTAAAAATCTCTTCGTTTTTAATAGAAGAAAGATCTATTCTTAACCGGGAAGAAAACCTATCTCCTAAAAACTCAACCAATATTTTGATTAATTCCCCTTTTTCATCCATAACTTCCTTTTTCTTATATATGTAATAAGCCTTCTTTCATTAATTAAGTCTAATCCACTAATAATTAGCATATTCTATTCCTTTTATATTTATAGAAGTTCCACAAATAGGGCATCTTGAATCTTTAAGTTTTATACTTATTAATTTCATCCATTTTCTCTCTATTAAAAGTGTTCCGCATTCTGGACAGTAAGTATTTAACCTACTATCGTCAACATTACCAAGATAAACATATCTCATACCTTCATCCTTCGCTATTTTATATGCTTCATTTAGTGTTTCAATCGGGGTAAATGGAAGATCTAAGACTTTATAATCAGGATAAAATCTTAAGAAGTGTAAAGGTGTTTCGGGTGAAAGATTATCCCTTATCCAAATTGTAAGTTTTCTAATATCTTCTTTAGAATCCCCAACTTCAGGGAGAATTAAATCAGTTATCTCAATATGAATATTATTTCTTTTAAATTCCAGTAATGCATTGTAAATAGGTTCTATAGAAGGAACTCCAACGTATCTCTTCATAAAATCTAAATTTCCAGAACCCTTAAAATTTACAACAACAGCATCAAGATAAGGAGAAATTTCCCTTATCGGCTCTGGACTTATAAATCCATTAGTCACATATGTAGTGTATAACCCTTCTTTCTTAGCGATCTTGGATGTTTCATAAGTTAATTCATAAAATATTATAGGTTCTGTAAAAGTGTAACTTATACCTTTTGAACCCGATTCTTTTGCTCTTTTCACAATTTCTTTTGGAGTAATTCCTTCTCCATATATTTCACCTTGACTTAACGCCCAATTTTGACAATATTTACATCTCCAGTTACAACCCTGAGTGCATATTGAGAATGCCTTAGTTCCAGGTGCAAAGTGATAAAGAGGTTTTCTTTCTATTTCGTGAACTACCATTGAACTTATCTTATCATATATAAGGGAGTAAAGTGTGCCATCAATATTTTTTCTTACCCTACAAATACCTGTTTTATCTTTCTCTATTATACATCCAAAAGGAAGAATAGAATTCCAACCGCAAAGATGACACCTAACTTTTTTATTTTCAATTTTTTCATAAAACATTGCTTCTTTCATATATTAGAAAAATAAAAAATACATAATTTTAATCAAGCCTTGACAAAATTCAAATTCAAAATTATTTTTATTTAAAGGATTTAGGGAGGTTAGAATGAAACGTATATTTATATTATTTTTAATATGTATCTCAGAAATCTACGCTTATAAGATACCCTCTGGCCCCAGGCTAAGAGAGATTGTGGTAGAGAAATATCGAGATCCCGTATATGGCGATAGTATTATTATTGGTGGAACCACAGGAAGCCAACAAGCTTTGGGCGGAGAAGTGGGAAGAATTTTATGTTATGAATTTAACTATGTAACTCCTGAAAATGATTTTAAACAAGAATGGATTCATCCTGATAATTCAACTTGGAATTGGTCACAAGCTGATGCTTGGTTTACTTATATGAAAAAGTGCAAGAGTTACTATGGTCGTGAAATTGAAATACTTAGAATGCATTGCCCTATTGGTCCTCAATGTTCTCCTTGGGCACGAGACGATAGTAGAACCCCTACCGAACTTGATACAAATATGACTCAATTTCTAAGAGCTATTTGCCAGAAATATAATGATTCAACCCAAATTAAATATATGGACGTTGTAAATGAAACTGCTGTAGAAGGTTCTTGGCATAAGGATAAGCCTGGAATTCCCGATTGGGAATGCCCTTGGTATAAGATTGGTTTAGATACTTTCCAATTACCAGAAGGTAAATTAATTATACCTAAATACATAACAAAAGCCTTTCAGATTGCAAATGAATACGCTCCTGATATTAAGCTTATTTACAATCACCACGAAGATCCAACGAACTCTTCTTGGACTTTAATAAAAAAAACAATAAGCCATCTTATAGATAATTTAGGGCTCCGTGTAGATGGAATAGGTTGGCAAGCCCATGTTGATGTAGGATGGGAAAAAAATAGTAATAATTTAACCGCCTTAAGAAATTTAATTGATTGGGCGCATAGCAAAGGTCTTGAGTTTCATATTACAGAAGCAAGTGTTTGGATTAAAACTGGTGCGACCCCAGAGAATTTTGAAAAACAAGCTGTTACCTATCGCGCTATTTTAGATATTCTACTTGAAAAACGTTTTACAGGCAAAGTTGGCTGGAATACTTGGAATATACAAGATGATTTTGGATGGCATATTGAATGGTACCCCTCTCTCTTCAACGGAGCTGATTCTAACTATTCTGCAAAACCAGCTTATTATGCAATTCAGTCAGCTCTTCTTGGGCAAGGAATTGAAGAACCTATAGAAAATATTAGCACTCTAAAATTGTATAATAGCCCAAATCCATTTAGTGGAAAGACTACAATCTTTTTTGATCTTCCTAAAAGAGGTTTTGTAAGCTTAAAGATTTATAATTTAGCTGGAGAAGAAATAAAGACTTTACTTTCCGGGAATATGGAAATTGGGAGCTATAAGATAGAATGGATTCCACAGGAAGTGCCACAAGGGATTTACTTAGTTTATCTTATCCAAGAAAATCTAATAGCAAAACAAAAACTGATTCTCGTGAAATAAAGAATATTTTTTATTTATCTCTTATGGTTTCCTTTTCAATCCAGGATAGATAAGGAATAAAGCCATTTTTAATCTCATAAGAAACAATCGCAGGAATTTCATATGGATGAATCTCTTTTAGCCTCTTTTCTAATTTCTTATATAGAGATTTTCTTGTCTTCATAATAAGAATAAATTCCTTTTCTTCTACTAATTTTTCCTTCCATCTATAAATAGACTCAATTGGGAAAAAGTTAACACAGGCAACCAATTTTTCTTCCACTAATATTCTACCTATCTTCTTTGCAATTAATTTATTGGGTAAGGTTGTATAAACAAAAACAAATTTCAAGAAAACTCCCTTATTGACCTGGAGGGTAAGCCCCAACAAAAGGACTCTCCCCAACGTTATCTCCAAGAAATTTCTTTACTTCTTCTGGTAAAATTGTCCCTGCATTTGGGAAATTTTTTAATAATTGATAATTACCAAGTTCCCAGCTTCTAAATATAGGGTCTCTGTAATTAAGAAAATAAAGACTATGGGTAGAAAAATCTTTATAAATTTTACTCAAATCCTTTGGGGTCCTCAAAGGAATTTGACATTCTTCATTATTTTCAATTGGCCCCCACAGAATCAAAGGTTCAGATTTTTCTTCTTTTCTTATATAAACATTATAATCCATTTTTTTCAATTGTGGTTTTTTTAGTTTTCTACATAAAGATGGTTCTTGCCAACTTATAAATAGAGGCCTATTAAAATTCTCATCTCCCACAAGAAGATTGTTAACAAAAATATGGCCTTCCCTTTTTTCTACATCTGGACCTGTAGCTGAATGCCAACCAAAAAGCCGATCAGTAGCAGGGGTTCTTCCTGTTCTTCCAATATTAACAGTGCTATTTATAAATGTGTTTTGATAGATTTGAGCACCTGAACTATTGAGGATAAAAATTCCTTGTTCGCAATTAACAAATACATTTCCGGCACAAATCACCCCTTTTGAAATTTCAAAGAAAAATCCATTATTGGTTGGCCAATATCTTCTTGGTAATTCTTTTTGTAAAATCCCTACATTTTGAACCCAATTGTTAACAAAAACACCATCAACATTTCCAACATCATACCAAATCCCATTAGAATATGGAAGATCTATAACAAGATTATCCCTACAGATAACTCTGTGGCATTGATTGAAAATTTTAACCGCTGCAGGATAATATCCTGTGATTCTCTCAATATTATTTTGAGTAAATATATTTCTTTCTAAAAGAACATCTGAAGAGGCAACGATGTAAAGACCTTCCGTGCTTGTATTACTAACTTTGCAATGACGAACCACAAGACTATCTCCTCTAAGTTTCGCACCTAACTCTCCACAGTTAGAAATTTCACAATTTTCTAAAATAGTTCCTATTACTTCTTTTCCATATTTTGACTCATGAGAAGGGCTCTCTGGCTCTACGCCTTCAATTTCTATTGCCCTACTGGCATATTGAGTAAAAGTTATTCCCCTTATTATTGGACCCCTTTTATCCGAACTTTTCCCATGACATTCTCCAGTTGTTCTCATAATACCTATAGGGAAAGCAGTGATCTCTATTAAATGTTTTTTAGGATCCACCCCTATATATATCTCTTCCTTTACGTAATCAATAAAGAAAGTATTTTCGTTAACTTCTCCTTCCCATCCAACTGATTGTAAGAACTTTCCGTCCACAAAAACTACATCATTATTGAAACGATGAAGTGGTGTTTCTTTTCCGTGGAATTGCCTTTGCCACCAATCTGCAGGCTCAGAAGGAAATAAATATTTCCACTTAGTTTTCCAAAGCCCGTTCCCCAAATTTTCCCAATCATTTGCTATATAGGTTCCTTTTAATATAGGCTGTTCATCTTTATAGGGTTGGATAATTATCCCCTGATTCAACATTAAATTTCCAGTCCGGTAAATTCCTCCTCGCATTATTATTGCATCTCCAGTTTTCACTCTCTCAATAGCTGCTTCTAAGGTCGTAGGGTCTTCAATAGATTCTCCCATAGAGCCAGATCTTCCATAAGGAGCAACATAATAAATCTTTCCTTTTACCTCTGGCAATTCATAAGTTTGTCTTATTGGTCCATATGGTCCACCAGAAGGTTCCGCTTTTAGAAAAAGAGTGCCTATAATTATAGAGGAAAAAACTAACTTATAAAAATTAATCATTTTATATAAAATAATCTAAAGAGCTTTTCTGTCAATCCCAGAAATAAAAAAGAGTTTCTCAGCCTCTTTTTTCCATCATTTGAACCTCTTTACGTTATACACAAATTTATAAAAACAGAAAGAAAAAAGGTCCCTTTATTTATTATCAATTAAAAGACAAAAGAGCTCTCGATGCGTTTGGAATACTTAGTAATCGCTAAGCTCAGTAATTAAGATAAAAATTAAAATATGAAGCAAAGTAAGTAGATATCCGGAATTATAACACCAGAAATAAATTCAATGTTTAAAGAATGGGTAATTAAGGTTAATAAAGAGATATTGAAATATTTAAAAATTCTGGAGGAAAGTGCTATATATTTCATTGCCAGACTCCCACAAAATAAAAAATTGATTTAGTCAAGGGTTGCAAAAAAGTCAAACATAATTAAAAATTGTTTTAATGAATAAAAAATTTTCTGTTGCTTTTTTTGATACAAAGAGATATGATAAAGAGTTTTTTGACTTAGTTAATAAAGATTATGGATTTCAGTTAAAATACTTCACTAGTCGCTTAAACAAGGATACTGCGAATCTTTCAAAAGGCTTTGATAGTGTTTGTGCTTTTGTTCACGACACAATTGATAGAGCCACTATAAAAATTCTAAAACAAAACGGGATAAACCTTATCGCTCTCCGTTGCGCAGGCTATAACAACGTAGATCTCCGCGCAGCTTTTGGGAACATCCACATTGTTAGAGTTCCTAGTTATTCGCCCCATAGTGTTGCCGAACACACAGTGGCTTTAATGCTTGCCCTCAACAGAAAAATACATCGCGCTTACTTTCGCTCAAGAGAGGGAAATTTTTCTATCGACGGTCTTTTAGGATTTGATATGTTTGGAAAAACTGTAGGTGTAATTGGAACGGGTAAAATCGGAAGAGTGGTAATAGAAATTCTAAAAGGTTTCGGAATGAATATTCTTGCAATGGATCCAAAGCCCGATGAAGAATACGCTAAAAAAAACGGTTTTAGATATGTTGAATTAACAGAACTGTTAGAAAAATCTGATGTGATTACCCTTCACTGTCCTTTGACACCAGAAACAAGATATATAATAAACGAAAAAAGTATAGCAAAAATGAAAGATGGTGTAATGATTATTAATACAGGTAGAGGAGAATTAATAAAAACAAAAGCTCTTATAGAAGGTCTAAAAAAAGGCAAAATTGGTTATGCTGGACTTGACGTTTATGAAGAAGAAACCGAATATTTCTTTGAAGATTTTTCTTCTTCTACGATAAGTGATGATATTCTCGCAAGACTTCTAACATTCCAAAACGTTCTTATAACATCCCACCAGGGTTTCTTCACAAAGGAAGCGCTATATAATATCGCAAAAATAACCCTTGAAAACATTAAAGAATATTTTGAAGGTGGCCACTTAAAAAATGAAATCTGTTATAAATGCGAGGAGAAAACTTGTAGAAAAAAGGAAGGGAAACGATGCTTTCTTTTAGATTCAGAAAAAGACCCTTGACTTAAATATAGTATTTCTCTATTTTCTCTATAAAGGAGGAAGAATGAGAACAAAAAAAGAATTGGAGCAAAAATTGAGCACAAGTTGTAAGGAAATGAGTGGTTGGATAAAATTTCTTGCAATTTTTTGGATTGTCTCAGGTGGAGTTTATGCAATGACAATTGTAGGTGCAGTGATAGCCTGGATTCAAATATGGATTGGGATTATTCTCTTACGAATATCAAAGAGTTGTAAAGCTGTTACCGAGGGTGGTTTTGAATCTCTCGGAGATATGTTTTCCTCTCTCAAGACTTTTTTTGTTCTAAATGGGGTTTTTACAATAATAATCATTTTTTTGAGCATTTTATGGGCCATAATATTTGGATTTACGATTATTGGAAGATTTCTTAGAGAAACAGGAGGGCTATATTAGAGAATCTCCAAAATTCATCTGTGATTTTATGTTGGGACGGCTCGCAAAATGGCTTAGGCTTTTAGGTTTTGATACTTCATATTATAGAAACACGAATGGCAAAACAATAATACATCAAAGTAAAAATGAAAATCGTATTATTTTAACCAGATCCAAAGCCTTAAAAGAAAAATATGAGGACGCAATATTAATAGAATCAGAAAATCTTTTTGACCAGCTAAAACAAGTAATAAAATTCTTAAAAATAGAATCCCCTTTTTCCCGTTGTCCTGTTTGCAATGAATTAATAAAAAAAGTAAAAAAAGAAACCATTAAAGAAGAAGTCCCTCCCTACATTTTTGAAGTTCACCACGATTTTAAAAAATGTCCTAAGTGTAATAGAGTATTCTGGAAAGGAACACATTATAAAGAGATAGAAAAAATAATAAATGAAATCAAAAGCTAATTTTTTCTTTATCATTTTAACATTTGCAATTTCCTGTACCCCTTTTTTTGTCAGGAAATTAAAAGAAGAACCTACTGTAAGAATACTACTTCAAAAAAATCCTGAAAAATTAGAACTTTCTTCCGATTCAAAAATAAAGCTTTCTATAGCAGAGAAAAATACGCTCATTTCAGGTAAGATTTCTATTTATTTTAATCCTTATTTAAGAATTATAACGTCCGAAGGAACCATAGAAGATCCAACTCTCCCTATTACAGTTCACCCAATGAATAAACCCATTAAAATTGATGGAAAACTTTATCCAGGAATAATAAAAATATTGAAAAGCTATGATATTTTAATAGTAAATGAGGTAAAGATAGAAGAATATTTAAAAGGGGTTGTGCCTTATGAAATTGGCAAACTTCAAGAGGATCAAATAGAAGCATTGAAAGCTCAAGCAGTAGCTGCAAGGTCTTATGCTATGGCGAATATAAAATCCGGAGAACCTTTTGATATTAGCCCTACCATATGGCACCAAGTTTACGAAGGATTGGGTGAACCCAATCATCTAATAGAAAGGGCCATTGAGTCCACAAGAGGAATAGTTGCAACATACAAAGGAAAGGTAATAGACGCAAAATATTCTTCCACTTGTGGAGGAGTTACCGAAGACAACGAAAATGTCTGGATTGGAGAAAAAATTCCTTATCTTAGATCCGTTAAAGATTCTAAAGGATCTGGAGAACCTTTCTGTGGAAAATCTCCTCACTATAGGTGGGAGAGAATTTATGATAAGAAAGAGTTCTTTGAAAATGTGAAAAAACAGATTAAGGAACTTTTCGGAGAAGCCCCAGGTAAAATTGAGTGGATTAAAATAACAAAGAGAACAAAAACAAATAGAGTAAGAACTATAGAAATAAATACAGATATTGGAAAATTTTATTTAGAAAAAGATGCGATAAGAAGACTTTTTAGCGATTATCGTGGTTCTTTAAAATCCCTTATGTTTCAAATAAAGGTTAAAGGTAATCAAATAATTGTCTCTGGAAAAGGTTATGGACACGGAGTTGGAATGTGTCAATATGGAGCAATGGAAATGGCAAAAGAAGGATACAATTACAAAAGTATCTTAAATCATTATTATAAGGGAATTAAACTTGAAAAGCTATGGTAAAAATTCTACATACATCTGATATCCACCTAAGAGAATACGAAGATAATTCTTGGAAAGCTTTTGTGCATTTAATTGATCTTGCAAACAAAGAAAAAGTAAAATTTTTTGTTATCTCAGGGGATCTTTTTGATGAGAAAGTAAGCTTCAATAAACTATATCCTGAACTTCGACCTCTTTTGAATAATGTAGAATACGACTTTATAATCATTCCAGGGAATCACGATGAGAAAGTGTTTAATTCAGATTTTTTCCTCGGAGAAAAAATAAAAATAATAAGAAAATTAAATGAACCTCTTGAATATGAAAATGTAAGATTCTTTGGATACCCCTTTGAAAAAATTGGCGCAGAAGAGATACGAAATAATCTGAGAAAAATAAAAGAACTTGCAACCAAAGATAATAAGGTAAACATTCTTCTTTTCCATGGAGAACTTCTTAACCACTCATTCTCTGGCTCTGATTTTGGAGAAGAAGAAACCAATTATATGGGTGTTTGGCTCTCGGCCTTTGAAAATATTAACTTAAAATACGTTCTTGCGGGACACTTCCACACTAATTTTCAGGTATACTCGCTTTCTCCGGACGGCTTTTTTGTATATCCTGGTTCCCCTATCTCAATCACAAGAAAAGAAATAGGGAAAAGATCGGTAAATCTCTTTGAATTGGGTAAGCCGCCAAAGCAACATTTTATAAATACATTTTACTACCAAAAAATAAACCTCTCCATAAATCCAGAAGATAAAATTAAGATAAAAGAAGAAATAGAAAAAATATTAAAAGAAATTCCAAAAGAGGCAAAAGTTTTGTTAACCATTACAGGTTATATAGAAGAAAAAGAAGAAGAGTTCCAAAGAGAAATAAAAGAAATTGAATACAGGTTTGAGAATTTGGAAATTGAAAATAAAACAAGAGGAATAAAGCACTTAACCGAAGATGATCTCTTTAAAATTTTCGTAGAAAAATTGGAAAAATTTCCAACGAAAAGAAAAAGAGAAATTAAAACTTTATTTATAAGAAGTATTCTTGAAAGCGAAAAATGAGAATAAAAGAATTCAGGATAATTAATTATGGTCCTCTTTCCGATAAAGGGAAAATAACCCTTGATCTTTTTAACTTAATTTACGGAGTAAATGAAACAGGGAAAACCCTCACTCTTGAAGCTCTAATAAAACTACTGCTTGGTAGAAACTCAAGATATTTTAAGAATATTGATAGAGTAGAAGAAGAACCTGAGGGATATGTTGTAATAGCAACTGAAGAAGGAGAAAGGAAACTTAGCAAAAAGATTCATCTCGATGATCTTTTACCCATTTCTAAAGAAGAATGGAGAAATATCTTTATTATAAGAAACAGCGACTTATCAATTGATTCGGAACCCTCTCTCTATTCAGAAATTACAAATCGTTTAACAGGTCTTAAGACAAAAAGAATAAAACTCCTTAAGGAAAAAATCTTGGAAATTACCCAATTGACACCGAGTTGTGAATTCTCTAACAAAAAAGAAGATGGGTTTTTAAAATCAAAAATAAAAAAATCTTTGGAGCTCTTAGAAGAAATAAAAGAGCTTAAAAATCAACTTAAAGAAGAAGGTCTTGAAGAGCTTGAAAAAAAGCTAATAGAAATTTCAGATACACTTATAGAAAAAGAAATATTAAAAGAAAAGTTTGAAGAAGCAAGGAAAAGATTAACATATGAAAAAGCCTCTTCTGCATCTCGTATAATAAAAGAAAGCGAAGAAAAACTTAAAGATTTAGAGATATTTACAGAAGAGGATTACAATATCTGGAGAGAAGTAGAAAAAGAACTTAAAAGAATGGAAAGAGAAATAAAAGAGTCAAAAGAAGAATTAAGCAAAACCGAAGAAAAAATAGAAGTTAAAGGAAACGAACTAAATGAGATAAGAGGAGAGTTTAAAATAATAGAAAAGAAAAAAACAAATATAGATAAAGCAAATTATGAGCTAACAAATTTAAAAGAAAAATTTATAGAAGTTTCTTCAAAAGCCTCTTCTTTAATTACAAATGTTCCTTTATTTGTTTTTTCTATGGTTATGTTATTTATCTCTTTTTTAGGGTTTTTAAAAAAAGATCTATTTATATTTAAATTATTTACTTTATTTTTCACAATGCTTTCTCTTATCCTTCTATTTTTACAAATCAAAATTAAACGAGTTAAGCTCTTATGGGAAAAAAACTTTTTAAAGTTAAAACTTTCTTTAGCAGAAAATGGAATAAAGGGTGAAGAATTTGAAGAAATTTTAGAAGAGATTGCAAGATTTACTTCCGATTTCGAAAAAAGAAAAGAAGAGATTAAAGAGATGGAAATCGAAATAGAAACTTTAAAAAATAAGAGAAGAGAAATCCTAAATAAAATTTCGAAACTTGAAAGAGAAATAGAAAAAGGGAAAGAAATAATCGAAAAGATAAAATCTAAAATTTTACTCAATAAAATAGAAGATTTTAAAGAAAAGCTCGAAAAGAAAAAAGAACTTCAAATGCGAATAAGAGAGGGGAAAAAGGTTTTAGAAAGCCTATTAGGAATAGAACCGAAAGAAAAACTTAAAGAGCTAGAACCATTTAAAGACAAAGCTCTTGATATCAATTTTGAAGAAAAAGAATACGAAAAATTAAATAGAGAAATTTCCAATCTAAAAGAAGAAAAAAGCAAATACGAGCAAAATTTTCTTAATTTAAGCAAAAGGTTTGAAGAAATAGAAAGGAAAGCAAATGAAATCCTACCTGAAGAAACCTTCCTTTGTAATGGATTAAGGGATCTGGAAAATATTTATATAAAAATAAAAAACTTTGTAAAAGAAAAAGAGGATATAAAAGAAGACGCTAAAATAGCCCTTAATATTTTAAGGGAAATAGAAGAGGAAGAAAAAAACAAAATTGAGGAGCTTTTTGGAGAAGAAAGTTCTGTTTCTTTTCTTTTTTCTGAGATGACAAAGGGAGTTTATATAAACGTAGAGTTTGAAATAGAAACGGAAGAAATAAAAGTTACAAAAAAAGACGGAACAAGGCTTTCTCCCTGGCAACTTTCTGGAGGAGCTTACGATCAACTTTATTTTGCAATAAGACTTGCCCTTGGAGAAAAATTACTTTCAGACAAGAAAGGTTTTTTCATTCTTGATGATCCATTTATAAAAGCAAGCTCTGACCGACTCTTAGTTTTAGTAAATATGCTTAGAAATATTTGTTTAAAAGGATGGCAAATAATTTATTTCTCAGCAAAAGAAGAAATCCTAAAAATTTTCTCTCAAGATAAAAAAGTGAAAATTATAAAGATGGAATAAAAAAGAGTTGACTTTTTGAGGAAATTGCATAAAATATTTTTGTTTAAATAAGAAAGGAGGAAAAATGAATTTTACTCTATGCAAAAGATTAATTCCATTTACTTCTTTTATCTTTTGTTTAAGTTGCACTGAAGGAACATTATCACCAGGAGTCCAAAAAGAAAATTTTGGAACTACACCAAAAGGGGATTCTATTACATTATATACACTAAGAAATACCAAAGGAATGGAAGTAAAGGTAATGGAATTTGGAGCTACTTTAGTTTCTATTAAAGTTCCTGATAAAAAAGGAAAATTTGAAGACATTATTTTAGGTTTCGATAGTCTTATAGATTACATAAATGACCCAACTTATATGGGGGTAACAGCTGGACGTTACGCAAATCGAATTGGAAAAGGCAAATTCACCCTTGAGGGAAAAGAATATAT encodes the following:
- a CDS encoding metallophosphoesterase, whose amino-acid sequence is MVKILHTSDIHLREYEDNSWKAFVHLIDLANKEKVKFFVISGDLFDEKVSFNKLYPELRPLLNNVEYDFIIIPGNHDEKVFNSDFFLGEKIKIIRKLNEPLEYENVRFFGYPFEKIGAEEIRNNLRKIKELATKDNKVNILLFHGELLNHSFSGSDFGEEETNYMGVWLSAFENINLKYVLAGHFHTNFQVYSLSPDGFFVYPGSPISITRKEIGKRSVNLFELGKPPKQHFINTFYYQKINLSINPEDKIKIKEEIEKILKEIPKEAKVLLTITGYIEEKEEEFQREIKEIEYRFENLEIENKTRGIKHLTEDDLFKIFVEKLEKFPTKRKREIKTLFIRSILESEK
- a CDS encoding AAA family ATPase; protein product: MRIKEFRIINYGPLSDKGKITLDLFNLIYGVNETGKTLTLEALIKLLLGRNSRYFKNIDRVEEEPEGYVVIATEEGERKLSKKIHLDDLLPISKEEWRNIFIIRNSDLSIDSEPSLYSEITNRLTGLKTKRIKLLKEKILEITQLTPSCEFSNKKEDGFLKSKIKKSLELLEEIKELKNQLKEEGLEELEKKLIEISDTLIEKEILKEKFEEARKRLTYEKASSASRIIKESEEKLKDLEIFTEEDYNIWREVEKELKRMEREIKESKEELSKTEEKIEVKGNELNEIRGEFKIIEKKKTNIDKANYELTNLKEKFIEVSSKASSLITNVPLFVFSMVMLFISFLGFLKKDLFIFKLFTLFFTMLSLILLFLQIKIKRVKLLWEKNFLKLKLSLAENGIKGEEFEEILEEIARFTSDFEKRKEEIKEMEIEIETLKNKRREILNKISKLEREIEKGKEIIEKIKSKILLNKIEDFKEKLEKKKELQMRIREGKKVLESLLGIEPKEKLKELEPFKDKALDINFEEKEYEKLNREISNLKEEKSKYEQNFLNLSKRFEEIERKANEILPEETFLCNGLRDLENIYIKIKNFVKEKEDIKEDAKIALNILREIEEEEKNKIEELFGEESSVSFLFSEMTKGVYINVEFEIETEEIKVTKKDGTRLSPWQLSGGAYDQLYFAIRLALGEKLLSDKKGFFILDDPFIKASSDRLLVLVNMLRNICLKGWQIIYFSAKEEILKIFSQDKKVKIIKME